A region of uncultured Carboxylicivirga sp. DNA encodes the following proteins:
- a CDS encoding AraC family transcriptional regulator, whose translation MKIYIKNMVCIRCQMVVKSELEKLGLNYIYVNIGEANVTENLSDDQLKKLDHILRKSGLELMDDKKSILVEKIKVAIIELVHYTDDQIKVNLSDYLSEKLNHNYTYLANLFSEVKGITIEKFFLIHKIEKVKELIVYDELTLSEIAYKMHYSSAAHLSNQFKKITGLTPSHFKDLKNKRRDTLENV comes from the coding sequence TTGAAAATATATATTAAAAATATGGTATGCATACGCTGCCAAATGGTGGTTAAAAGTGAACTGGAAAAGCTTGGTTTAAACTATATTTATGTCAATATAGGCGAAGCAAATGTTACTGAGAATCTATCTGATGATCAGCTAAAGAAACTAGATCACATTTTGAGAAAATCAGGACTGGAATTGATGGATGATAAAAAAAGTATTCTGGTTGAAAAAATAAAAGTTGCTATTATTGAACTGGTACATTATACTGATGATCAAATAAAAGTAAACTTATCTGACTACCTTAGTGAAAAACTTAATCATAACTATACATATCTGGCTAATCTATTCTCAGAAGTTAAAGGGATAACTATTGAAAAGTTCTTTTTGATACATAAAATTGAAAAAGTTAAGGAACTCATTGTTTATGATGAACTAACTCTTTCCGAAATAGCTTATAAAATGCACTACAGCAGTGCGGCACACTTGTCAAATCAATTTAAAAAAATTACAGGACTTACCCCTTCCCATTTTAAGGATCTTAAAAATAAAAGGCGTGACACACTCGAAAATGTGTGA
- a CDS encoding helix-turn-helix transcriptional regulator — MYSINPTPHEIGKELAKRHKALRKQLKLSQSVMAERSGVSLGSLKRFETTGQISLESLLKLAHLLDRLEDFKLVFQPKEDLGNIEDLFSTK; from the coding sequence ATGTATTCAATTAATCCAACACCTCATGAAATTGGTAAGGAACTGGCCAAACGCCACAAAGCCTTGCGTAAACAATTAAAGTTATCTCAATCAGTTATGGCAGAGAGATCTGGTGTCTCTTTAGGGAGCTTAAAACGTTTTGAAACTACTGGACAAATATCTTTGGAATCATTACTTAAGTTAGCTCACCTTCTTGATAGGCTGGAAGATTTTAAATTAGTTTTCCAACCCAAAGAAGACTTAGGCAATATTGAGGATCTTTTTTCGACTAAATAG